One part of the Acidobacteriota bacterium genome encodes these proteins:
- the rfbD gene encoding dTDP-4-dehydrorhamnose reductase, with amino-acid sequence MRVTVFGASGLLGQALVQELQGEQLTALSSADVDIRDSALVRETVRSLRPEWIILAAAYTDVDGCESNRDLAFAVNCDGAVNVARAAREVGSRLIFVSTDYVFDGTNSVPYETGDERHPTNVYGESKARAEEQLVELLPEVCIARTSWLFGPGGKSFPATILKLAATRPEISVVNDQRGSPTFTPDLASALAQLCRASARGIVHVTNSGNCTWYDFAREILSVSGMSTAIKAVTTAEFPRPARRPAYSVLSADSLYAYGIQMPSWQDAVRRYLDAR; translated from the coding sequence ATGCGCGTCACCGTGTTTGGTGCGTCCGGGCTGTTGGGGCAAGCTCTGGTGCAGGAACTGCAAGGCGAACAACTCACCGCGCTCTCCTCCGCGGATGTGGACATCCGAGATTCGGCGCTTGTTCGGGAAACTGTGAGATCGTTACGTCCCGAATGGATCATTCTTGCCGCCGCCTACACCGATGTGGATGGCTGCGAATCGAATCGTGACTTGGCGTTTGCGGTGAATTGCGATGGCGCGGTCAACGTGGCACGGGCGGCGCGAGAGGTTGGATCGCGGCTGATTTTTGTCAGCACCGACTATGTCTTCGACGGCACAAACTCGGTGCCGTATGAAACGGGCGACGAGCGCCATCCCACCAATGTTTATGGCGAGAGTAAGGCTCGTGCCGAGGAACAACTTGTCGAACTGCTGCCCGAAGTCTGTATTGCGCGGACGTCCTGGCTGTTCGGTCCCGGAGGCAAGTCGTTTCCTGCAACGATTCTTAAGCTGGCCGCCACGCGTCCGGAAATTTCTGTCGTGAACGATCAGCGCGGAAGCCCGACATTTACTCCGGATCTGGCATCCGCACTAGCGCAGCTTTGCCGTGCATCGGCTCGAGGGATTGTGCATGTCACCAATTCCGGCAACTGCACCTGGTACGACTTTGCTCGGGAGATATTGAGTGTGTCCGGGATGTCGACCGCGATCAAGGCGGTGACGACCGCGGAATTTCCCCGTCCGGCGCGGCGGCCAGCCTACTCGGTTTTATCGGCGGACAGCTTGTACGCTTACGGCATCCAAATGCCGAGCTGGCAGGATGCCGTGCGACGATACCTCGACGCCCGGTAG
- a CDS encoding polysaccharide export protein, with the protein MTTFVQCVVFVAGSMLTCQLSMAAPAQGMAPSAVVAPRLPSPSPERLTGTGSAEGQPAAGIPAHGETNSVGQADGKGDPALGGERHPLYRLTKSDVLDINFTFSPEFNQSLTVQPDGFVALRGARAVFAEGLSIAELQQLVVAAYSHFLHDPEVTVTLKDFEKPYFLASGEVTRPGKYELRGDLTVNEALAVAGGLTQQARHSQVVLFRRVSLDVAEAHLIDVKKMLNSRNLREDWHLRPGDFIFVPQSRISKVRKFVPASAMNWYLNPLQF; encoded by the coding sequence ATGACAACGTTCGTACAATGCGTGGTATTTGTGGCTGGCAGCATGCTCACCTGCCAGCTGTCCATGGCCGCTCCTGCGCAAGGGATGGCACCGTCTGCGGTTGTTGCACCTCGTCTTCCCAGCCCGTCCCCGGAACGCCTCACTGGAACGGGGTCTGCGGAAGGCCAGCCCGCGGCGGGTATTCCTGCACATGGAGAGACCAACAGCGTCGGCCAAGCGGATGGCAAGGGAGATCCTGCACTCGGAGGGGAACGTCATCCGCTTTACCGGCTTACCAAGTCTGATGTTCTCGACATCAATTTCACATTCTCACCGGAATTCAACCAAAGCTTGACCGTCCAGCCGGATGGCTTCGTCGCCCTGCGCGGCGCCCGTGCCGTGTTCGCCGAAGGACTCAGCATCGCAGAACTGCAGCAGCTGGTGGTGGCGGCCTACAGCCACTTTCTTCATGATCCGGAAGTCACGGTCACGCTCAAGGATTTTGAAAAGCCCTATTTCCTCGCCTCGGGAGAAGTCACCCGCCCCGGGAAGTACGAACTACGCGGAGATCTTACGGTCAACGAAGCCTTGGCGGTTGCGGGCGGATTGACCCAACAGGCACGGCACTCGCAGGTCGTCCTGTTTCGACGAGTCTCTCTGGATGTAGCCGAAGCCCACCTGATCGACGTGAAGAAGATGTTGAATTCCCGCAATCTTCGTGAAGACTGGCATCTTCGGCCCGGGGATTTCATTTTCGTTCCCCAGAGTCGCATTTCGAAGGTTCGGAAATTTGTTCCAGCAAGCGCGATGAACTGGTACTTGAATCCATTGCAATTCTGA
- a CDS encoding O-antigen ligase family protein: MNSRATNWEGPASAPGWLTLGLLLRPLQFGIAFPGALYAAALTIFLFRPPDLDLYHADRIALGVLMFFVALRTLAMRERLPYVAGISLPMFGLSILAMIRALREPFDAQTWSLVASKFLVPLILFHIAILVFRGVSPAHHAEIFVIVVLGYLIFTAIAFLVDARSLIFPSFILDESLGIHADRARGPFLQAVANGLSLNLLGILAVVFAKKYKKIVLLLWLVLPFAVLATMTRAVWISFAISTIALGFRLGVPCLRKACLGLALAGVAVVLAISLTDNSLARTLRERTQERGPVEARMAVYDGAWDMFQERPFAGWTAGRMYSELARRMPGYHLRTFYVHNTYLALLVEFGIPGLALYGILFFNLFRLGRKIASPDESPPLQTLRKAWPILLCVYLFNAFFVDMAYQFVIGILFTVAGMLCASEEAGL; encoded by the coding sequence ATGAACAGCCGTGCCACAAATTGGGAAGGCCCCGCAAGCGCTCCGGGCTGGTTGACTCTCGGATTGCTGCTTCGACCGCTTCAGTTCGGCATAGCGTTTCCCGGCGCCCTCTACGCAGCCGCGCTGACCATTTTTCTGTTTCGTCCACCCGATCTCGATCTCTATCATGCCGACCGGATTGCCCTGGGCGTATTGATGTTCTTCGTCGCGCTACGAACACTTGCGATGCGGGAACGGCTCCCCTACGTCGCTGGGATTTCGTTACCGATGTTCGGTCTCTCAATTCTTGCCATGATCCGTGCTTTGCGCGAACCCTTCGATGCCCAGACCTGGAGCCTGGTCGCCAGCAAGTTTCTTGTCCCACTGATCCTGTTTCATATCGCAATCCTGGTTTTTCGCGGAGTCTCGCCGGCCCACCATGCTGAGATCTTCGTCATCGTTGTCCTGGGCTACTTGATATTCACTGCCATCGCTTTCCTCGTGGATGCCCGGTCTCTGATATTCCCCAGTTTTATTCTCGATGAGAGCCTCGGCATCCACGCAGACCGCGCTCGCGGCCCCTTCCTGCAGGCTGTTGCCAATGGCCTCTCGCTCAATCTGCTGGGAATTCTGGCCGTAGTGTTCGCGAAAAAATACAAGAAGATTGTGTTGCTTCTGTGGTTGGTCCTTCCTTTCGCAGTGCTCGCAACCATGACGCGCGCGGTTTGGATCTCTTTTGCGATTTCGACGATCGCCCTTGGATTTCGCCTCGGCGTGCCGTGTCTACGCAAGGCATGTTTGGGGCTCGCGCTCGCAGGAGTGGCGGTTGTCCTCGCGATCAGCCTCACCGATAACTCACTTGCCAGGACTCTTCGTGAGCGTACTCAAGAGCGTGGTCCAGTCGAGGCACGCATGGCCGTCTACGACGGCGCGTGGGACATGTTCCAGGAACGCCCATTCGCGGGGTGGACCGCCGGGCGGATGTATTCGGAACTCGCGCGCCGTATGCCCGGATACCACCTGCGCACTTTCTACGTGCACAACACCTACCTGGCTCTACTCGTTGAGTTCGGAATTCCGGGCCTGGCTCTCTATGGAATCCTTTTCTTCAATCTCTTCCGCCTCGGCCGAAAGATCGCATCTCCCGATGAAAGCCCACCGCTCCAAACTCTGCGCAAGGCCTGGCCCATCTTGCTCTGTGTCTATTTGTTCAACGCATTCTTCGTGGACATGGCTTACCAGTTTGTAATCGGGATTCTGTTCACGGTTGCGGGGATGCTGTGTGCATCCGAGGAGGCGGGTCTGTGA
- a CDS encoding glycosyltransferase family 4 protein produces the protein MRVLYCNKYNFPLSGTEAYLFELMRRMETRGNETALFSMDHGHPSAFTGRSYLIPYLNFKDAQASALKRVRMAAHALYSPSARRLMRACLMDYAPALAHVRGIYHHLSPSILWELKRQQIPVLYHLNDFKVLCPNYNFVAQGRSCELCLGGNYFHAVTEHCYAGPQASSVVLAAEAYLHKWLKTYQRCVDLFLAPTEFVRSKLISAGFPARQIEVLPHFQELPPPEALVPEKGYILYFGRLSPEKGLDELLYAMARLSHIPLVIAGEGPERTRLESLARELKLDQVLFAGMVGGAKLEHLVAGCCFSVFPSRAYETLGKSILESYAWGRPVVASDLGSRREMVEPGVTGLLYPPGDLEQLAEAIEFLFTHASLTAQMGLEGRRRLHTAHDPDHHLDALLEIYSRVAAAKRQPVSLPVATVLPQPAHAPLRVAFIGGRGLVSKYSGIESYYEEVGSELARKGHEITVYCRTYFTPPLKEHLGMRVRRLPAIRTKHLETVTHTFLSTLHAMFSDVDVVHYHCLGPALFSFLPRLTGKKTVVTVQGLDWQRRKWGWIASHVLRWGEAAAVTLPHATMVVSQTLQRYYQGRYGRSTVYVPNGASPRPRRTPKRIAEWGLNSDNYVLFLGRFSPEKNCDLLIDAFEGLATGMKLVLAGGSSHSDEYVEQLRSHQSAQIRLLPWVSGEDLDELLSNAAVFVLPSDLEGLSLALLDAMAAGVCVLTSDIPENEEVVSGAGFTFKRGDRADLTRVLDLLIRNPDLRREMSAKGRQQIQQRYLWPSITRAIETTYYQVLDRTLPPEVIAIGVRDGSSAA, from the coding sequence ATGCGAGTTCTGTACTGCAACAAGTACAACTTTCCGCTTAGCGGCACTGAAGCCTATCTCTTCGAACTGATGCGCCGCATGGAAACGCGCGGCAATGAAACGGCCTTGTTCAGCATGGACCACGGCCACCCCTCGGCATTCACCGGTCGCAGCTACCTGATTCCCTACTTGAACTTCAAAGACGCACAAGCCAGCGCCCTGAAGAGAGTGCGCATGGCAGCGCACGCACTCTATTCCCCGTCCGCGCGACGTCTCATGCGCGCTTGCCTTATGGACTACGCACCTGCCCTGGCTCACGTTCGCGGTATCTACCACCATTTGTCACCGTCGATCTTGTGGGAACTGAAACGGCAACAGATCCCCGTTCTCTATCATCTCAACGACTTCAAGGTTCTTTGTCCCAACTACAATTTCGTGGCTCAGGGAAGATCCTGTGAACTTTGCCTGGGCGGAAACTACTTTCATGCAGTCACGGAACACTGCTATGCCGGACCGCAGGCCAGTTCCGTCGTATTGGCTGCCGAAGCGTACTTGCATAAATGGTTGAAGACTTACCAACGCTGCGTCGACCTCTTTCTTGCCCCGACCGAATTCGTTCGCAGCAAGTTGATCAGTGCTGGATTCCCCGCTCGACAAATCGAAGTTCTGCCGCACTTTCAAGAGCTGCCTCCGCCGGAGGCGCTCGTCCCCGAGAAAGGCTACATCCTTTATTTCGGCCGGCTATCCCCCGAAAAAGGACTGGACGAACTCTTGTATGCGATGGCGAGACTGTCTCATATTCCGCTGGTGATTGCGGGTGAAGGCCCGGAGCGGACGCGGTTAGAGTCTTTGGCACGCGAGTTGAAACTCGATCAAGTCTTGTTTGCGGGGATGGTTGGCGGGGCGAAGCTTGAGCATCTCGTCGCTGGCTGCTGCTTCTCCGTGTTTCCTTCCCGGGCTTATGAAACGCTGGGGAAATCGATCCTGGAGTCGTACGCCTGGGGGCGTCCAGTCGTCGCTTCCGACCTTGGCTCGCGCCGGGAGATGGTGGAGCCGGGTGTTACTGGACTTCTGTATCCGCCCGGCGACCTTGAGCAACTGGCCGAGGCAATCGAGTTTCTGTTCACCCATGCAAGCCTGACCGCGCAAATGGGACTCGAAGGCCGACGGCGCCTGCACACTGCGCACGACCCGGACCACCACCTTGATGCGCTCCTCGAAATCTATTCGCGCGTCGCGGCTGCCAAGCGCCAACCTGTCTCTCTCCCAGTCGCTACAGTCCTGCCGCAGCCAGCTCACGCCCCTCTGCGCGTCGCGTTCATCGGAGGGCGGGGCCTGGTCTCCAAGTACAGCGGCATCGAATCGTATTACGAAGAAGTGGGCTCCGAACTCGCCCGTAAAGGCCATGAAATCACGGTCTATTGCCGCACCTACTTCACGCCCCCCCTTAAGGAGCACCTCGGCATGCGCGTGCGGCGGCTGCCGGCCATCCGCACCAAGCATCTCGAAACGGTGACGCACACGTTCCTGAGCACCCTGCACGCTATGTTTTCAGACGTCGATGTCGTTCATTACCACTGCCTCGGACCGGCATTGTTTTCCTTTCTGCCACGCCTGACCGGCAAGAAAACGGTGGTGACCGTGCAGGGCCTCGACTGGCAGCGGCGCAAGTGGGGCTGGATCGCATCCCATGTTTTGCGTTGGGGTGAAGCAGCGGCCGTCACTCTTCCCCATGCCACCATGGTCGTGTCCCAGACCCTGCAGCGCTACTATCAGGGACGCTATGGGCGCTCGACTGTGTATGTCCCGAACGGCGCCAGCCCGCGCCCCAGGCGCACTCCCAAGCGGATCGCAGAATGGGGCCTGAACTCCGATAACTACGTCCTCTTTCTCGGCAGGTTCTCTCCCGAGAAAAATTGCGATCTGCTGATCGACGCCTTTGAAGGCCTTGCGACTGGCATGAAGCTTGTTCTGGCGGGCGGATCGAGCCATTCCGACGAATATGTCGAGCAATTACGAAGTCATCAATCTGCACAAATTCGCTTGCTACCCTGGGTTTCGGGCGAAGACTTGGATGAACTCTTGTCAAACGCCGCCGTGTTCGTGCTGCCGTCCGATCTGGAGGGCTTGTCGCTGGCCCTGCTCGATGCCATGGCTGCCGGCGTGTGCGTTCTCACCAGCGATATTCCCGAAAACGAGGAAGTCGTCAGCGGCGCCGGCTTCACCTTCAAACGCGGAGATCGCGCCGACCTCACGCGAGTCTTGGACCTGCTGATCCGTAATCCTGATTTGCGCAGGGAGATGTCCGCAAAAGGCAGACAGCAAATCCAGCAGCGCTATCTGTGGCCGAGCATCACGCGCGCTATTGAAACAACGTACTACCAGGTTCTGGATCGAACCCTTCCGCCGGAGGTGATCGCAATAGGAGTCCGGGACGGTTCTTCCGCGGCCTGA
- a CDS encoding response regulator transcription factor, with protein MKSASARQPASAMPPKETRQIRIVVADSGLIQSQLLARALRARRNFHIATVALEVAAVQEFLLGNAADVILLTENRGLTFGLLRWLRITYPAVAPVLLVDSYDRELVVNAFRGGVRGIFPFTQAPFRMLCKCITSVAAGQIWINSEQMRYVLAALSEVNTLRVVNSTGRTLLTPREEQVVALVADGLSNREAAHELGLSEHTVKKYMLRIFDKLGISTRVELVLYAVSNGENRRAEWMPGSA; from the coding sequence GTGAAATCAGCAAGCGCCCGCCAACCGGCCTCGGCAATGCCCCCGAAAGAAACCAGGCAAATCCGGATCGTGGTCGCCGACTCCGGTCTGATTCAGTCGCAATTGCTCGCGCGAGCTCTCCGTGCCCGCCGCAATTTCCACATTGCAACGGTTGCGCTGGAGGTCGCTGCCGTCCAAGAATTCTTGCTCGGAAATGCAGCCGACGTCATTTTGCTGACCGAGAATCGTGGACTCACCTTCGGCTTGCTGCGCTGGTTGCGTATTACCTACCCCGCGGTGGCTCCGGTGCTGCTGGTCGATAGTTATGACCGTGAACTGGTCGTGAACGCGTTTAGGGGTGGAGTCCGCGGTATTTTTCCTTTCACGCAAGCTCCTTTTCGGATGCTGTGCAAATGCATCACGAGTGTTGCCGCCGGACAAATATGGATCAACAGCGAACAAATGCGGTATGTGCTCGCTGCCTTGTCCGAGGTGAATACGTTGCGGGTCGTGAACTCCACAGGCCGGACGCTCCTGACGCCACGCGAGGAGCAAGTGGTTGCCTTGGTAGCTGACGGATTGAGCAATCGTGAGGCGGCGCACGAGTTGGGATTAAGCGAGCACACCGTCAAGAAATACATGCTCAGAATCTTCGACAAGCTGGGAATTTCCACTCGGGTGGAACTCGTTCTCTATGCAGTCTCCAACGGCGAAAATCGCCGAGCGGAATGGATGCCGGGCAGCGCCTGA
- a CDS encoding sugar transferase: protein MADLSHGRPDTLSSDWNTSYARMIPGTPASPLADPTANLRTRVTTNNKALRAIDGKSGLRQSSQPRWLQWLMPQIQATDRTILFQLTLLDLLVLLATCLLPWAVSPVWSLRPTMMPVYGVLLILFAFSEGLYNKVGATPAEELPILMRSAFFAMSLVLIAEWNGMQSLAALTALGTSLAGLMLWRQVRRRGWNEYFRETAPRNVLIVGAGPAARTIARALKEDPLHSSMVVGFLDDHVPLSPQVLGRIADLDWLARSQFIDEVILAVPNDPRLVRQAAEVAFRNYLDIRAVPDLPPGLWPKANVDRIGGIPIIALHHESLPRAALLLKRLLDVAGALFGLVLLAPVMGLLALWIRLDSPGPILYSAERAGAKGRPFRCHKFRSMSTGADRLKDALRGRNQREGPIFKIVDDPRITRFGHFLRRFSLDELPQLWNVLRGEMSLVGPRPHPVDEVDRYQLHHYRRLDMKPGMTGLWQISARQSASFDLNMHLDLTYIENWNLRLDLRILMSTIRVVFSPEGA, encoded by the coding sequence ATGGCTGATCTTTCGCATGGACGACCTGACACCCTGAGCAGTGACTGGAATACGAGTTATGCGCGGATGATTCCGGGCACTCCGGCATCTCCGCTCGCGGATCCGACGGCCAACCTGCGTACTCGCGTCACAACCAACAACAAAGCACTGCGAGCGATCGATGGGAAATCCGGACTTCGCCAGTCCTCCCAACCACGCTGGCTGCAGTGGTTGATGCCGCAAATCCAGGCCACCGACCGGACCATACTCTTCCAGTTAACGCTACTGGACCTGCTGGTTCTGCTGGCCACATGCCTCCTGCCATGGGCCGTCTCACCTGTCTGGAGTCTCCGCCCCACCATGATGCCCGTTTACGGCGTGCTGTTGATTCTCTTTGCATTCAGCGAAGGACTCTACAACAAGGTTGGCGCGACGCCTGCGGAAGAATTACCGATCTTGATGAGATCCGCATTCTTCGCCATGTCCCTGGTCTTGATCGCGGAGTGGAACGGAATGCAATCCCTGGCCGCGCTCACAGCGCTCGGCACGAGCCTTGCTGGCCTGATGCTGTGGCGTCAGGTGAGAAGGAGAGGATGGAACGAGTACTTCCGCGAGACTGCACCGCGCAATGTCCTCATTGTCGGTGCCGGGCCCGCTGCCCGCACCATTGCCCGCGCGCTCAAGGAAGACCCGCTCCACTCATCCATGGTGGTCGGTTTTCTGGATGATCACGTACCTCTGTCCCCTCAAGTATTGGGACGAATCGCCGATCTCGACTGGCTCGCCCGATCGCAATTCATTGACGAAGTGATTCTGGCCGTTCCCAACGATCCGAGGTTGGTGCGTCAGGCGGCCGAAGTTGCGTTTCGTAACTATCTGGATATCCGCGCCGTTCCGGATTTACCTCCCGGCCTCTGGCCCAAAGCGAACGTCGATCGCATTGGAGGTATTCCGATCATCGCACTCCACCACGAATCGTTGCCCCGCGCTGCCCTGCTTCTCAAACGCCTCCTTGATGTGGCAGGCGCGCTTTTTGGGCTCGTCCTGCTTGCCCCCGTGATGGGTTTGCTCGCGCTCTGGATTCGTCTCGATTCGCCAGGACCGATTCTTTATTCGGCAGAACGAGCCGGGGCCAAGGGCCGTCCGTTTCGTTGTCACAAGTTTCGCTCCATGTCGACTGGAGCGGACCGCCTGAAAGACGCTCTCCGTGGCCGCAATCAACGGGAAGGTCCGATTTTCAAAATAGTCGATGATCCCAGGATTACTCGCTTCGGACATTTCCTTCGACGCTTCAGCCTCGACGAGCTTCCTCAACTCTGGAATGTGCTACGCGGCGAGATGAGTCTGGTCGGCCCGCGGCCGCATCCTGTGGACGAAGTCGATCGCTACCAGCTTCACCACTACCGACGCCTGGACATGAAGCCCGGCATGACTGGACTCTGGCAGATCAGCGCGCGCCAGAGTGCATCGTTCGATCTCAATATGCATCTCGATCTGACCTATATCGAGAACTGGAACCTACGCCTCGATCTGCGCATTCTTATGTCCACCATCCGCGTCGTGTTCTCTCCCGAGGGTGCCTGA
- a CDS encoding glycosyltransferase family 4 protein, translating to MTTVAYIANQFPSSLEPYVMDEISELRNRGVRVICCSGKRVCPSDLTERERELWTETKFLQPLSDSQLVTAVRRLGSQPQACSLLLKPVLRELPASPARRIRSLGHTLMGAALADELAPLHVEHIHAHHGYFASWIALVAARLMGIDFSFTLHGSDLLLRADLLAEKLHECRFCITISDFNRDNILRNFPSTPVSKVIVQRLGVDFPPVENCSIPKPEPHRFCLLSVGRLHAVKNYPFLIQACAALRDQGLDFLCWIVGEGPERPALERLIDDLRLRNQVLLPGHVARADLSGYYRYADLVALTSSSEGLPVVLMEAMAHGKLVIAPSITGIPELVQTGQTGFLYQPDSLFDFVSNVQRILENKASLSEVARAAAEHIRVNYDRQRNLCQFADQFLQRIAQPESPYASSVLQQVQLSA from the coding sequence GTGACCACTGTAGCCTACATTGCCAACCAGTTCCCTTCGTCACTCGAGCCCTACGTGATGGACGAAATCAGCGAACTCCGCAATCGCGGCGTGCGCGTCATTTGCTGTAGCGGAAAGCGAGTGTGCCCGAGCGATCTAACGGAACGCGAGCGGGAGTTGTGGACTGAGACGAAATTCTTGCAGCCGCTCTCTGACTCCCAACTCGTGACGGCAGTCCGCCGTCTTGGATCGCAACCGCAAGCTTGTTCGCTCTTGCTGAAACCCGTGTTGCGCGAGCTTCCAGCCTCCCCTGCCCGCCGCATACGGTCTCTCGGCCATACATTGATGGGAGCCGCATTAGCCGATGAGTTGGCACCACTGCATGTGGAGCACATTCACGCTCATCACGGTTATTTCGCATCCTGGATTGCATTGGTCGCAGCCCGACTAATGGGCATCGACTTCAGTTTCACCTTGCACGGATCCGATCTCCTCCTGCGCGCGGATCTGCTCGCCGAGAAACTGCATGAATGCCGCTTCTGTATCACGATCTCAGACTTCAATCGCGACAATATCTTGCGGAACTTCCCGTCCACTCCGGTCTCGAAGGTGATTGTCCAGCGACTGGGAGTCGATTTCCCTCCAGTTGAAAACTGCTCGATCCCCAAACCCGAACCGCACCGGTTCTGCCTCCTGTCAGTTGGACGCCTCCATGCCGTAAAGAACTATCCGTTCCTTATTCAGGCTTGTGCCGCCCTGCGCGACCAGGGCCTGGATTTTCTTTGCTGGATCGTTGGCGAAGGCCCAGAACGGCCCGCATTGGAGCGCCTGATCGACGACCTGCGATTACGCAACCAGGTCTTACTGCCCGGCCATGTTGCTCGCGCGGATCTGTCGGGGTATTACCGCTATGCCGATCTGGTCGCACTCACCAGCTCGAGCGAAGGACTGCCGGTGGTCCTGATGGAAGCAATGGCCCACGGAAAATTGGTGATCGCACCTTCCATCACTGGCATTCCCGAGTTGGTGCAAACCGGGCAAACCGGCTTCCTGTACCAACCCGACTCGCTGTTCGACTTTGTCAGCAATGTGCAAAGGATTCTTGAAAACAAAGCTTCTCTATCCGAAGTCGCACGCGCGGCCGCCGAACATATTCGCGTCAACTACGACCGTCAGCGCAACCTCTGCCAGTTTGCGGATCAGTTTCTGCAGCGCATTGCCCAACCGGAGTCCCCATATGCGAGTTCTGTACTGCAACAAGTACAACTTTCCGCTTAG